A window from Ignavibacteriota bacterium encodes these proteins:
- the pyk gene encoding pyruvate kinase: MNTRFVKTKILATIGPASDSKEMLLGLIDEGVNAFRMNFSHGDENYFTDLFNKIHEVCETSKMPIPILQDLQGPKIRIGNLEKDEIEILTGNNIEITIDTILGNENIVSSSYQELIVDAKIGNQILIDDGLIKLEVISKKERSVVCKILEGGKLKPKKGMNLPGMVLSTPSFTETDKKNMEFAFKHRVDYVALSFVRYAEDIYELKNWMKSKGYNKPIIAKIEKPEAVENFEAILEASDGIMVARGDLGVELAPQLVPIIQKNIIGRCNSVGKLVITATQMLESMITNPIPTRAEASDVANAVLDGTDVVMLSGETAVGKYPRQTIKTMKSILMSTESQSQFKTKVKFENPRNKADNIFDATGKAFVEIANQVNAKALVVFTHQGRKANILSKYNPDAHIFAFSDSFDTLNHLNLHKGIKPYFLKDIMNEDFYIKSALEILIKDEIVTTGDVVVFTAGAPIDEINRKNWVRFLVVD; encoded by the coding sequence TTGAATACTAGATTTGTAAAAACAAAAATTTTAGCAACAATTGGTCCAGCATCTGACAGTAAAGAAATGCTTCTTGGACTTATTGATGAAGGAGTTAATGCGTTTAGAATGAATTTCTCTCATGGAGATGAAAATTATTTTACGGATTTATTTAACAAAATTCATGAAGTATGCGAAACAAGCAAAATGCCAATTCCGATTCTTCAAGATTTGCAAGGACCTAAAATTAGAATCGGCAATTTGGAAAAAGATGAAATTGAAATTCTAACCGGTAATAATATTGAAATCACAATTGATACTATCTTAGGAAATGAAAATATCGTTTCATCATCATATCAAGAATTAATTGTTGATGCAAAGATTGGTAATCAAATCTTAATTGATGATGGATTAATAAAGTTGGAAGTTATCAGTAAAAAAGAAAGGTCGGTAGTCTGCAAAATTCTTGAAGGTGGAAAACTCAAACCCAAAAAAGGAATGAATTTACCGGGAATGGTTTTAAGCACACCATCTTTTACAGAAACAGATAAAAAAAATATGGAGTTTGCATTCAAACACAGAGTAGATTATGTTGCTTTATCATTTGTGAGATATGCAGAAGATATTTATGAACTAAAAAATTGGATGAAAAGCAAAGGTTACAATAAACCAATTATTGCAAAAATTGAAAAACCGGAAGCTGTAGAAAATTTTGAAGCAATACTTGAAGCTTCTGATGGAATTATGGTTGCAAGAGGTGATCTTGGTGTTGAATTAGCTCCGCAGTTGGTTCCGATAATTCAGAAAAATATTATTGGAAGATGTAATTCAGTTGGCAAACTTGTAATTACTGCAACTCAAATGTTGGAATCAATGATTACAAATCCAATTCCCACAAGAGCAGAAGCCTCCGATGTTGCGAATGCAGTTTTGGATGGAACAGATGTAGTAATGCTTAGTGGCGAAACAGCTGTTGGTAAATATCCGCGACAAACAATTAAAACGATGAAAAGCATTTTAATGTCAACAGAATCTCAAAGTCAATTTAAGACAAAAGTTAAGTTCGAGAATCCCAGGAATAAAGCTGATAATATTTTTGATGCAACGGGAAAAGCTTTTGTTGAAATTGCAAATCAAGTAAATGCAAAAGCGCTGGTGGTATTTACACATCAAGGTCGAAAGGCAAACATACTTTCAAAATATAATCCTGATGCACATATTTTCGCTTTCTCGGATTCTTTTGACACGCTTAACCACTTGAATCTACATAAAGGTATAAAACCCTACTTTTTAAAAGATATAATGAATGAAGATTTTTATATCAAAAGTGCATTGGAAATTTTGATAAAAGATGAAATAGTTACAACCGGCGATGTTGTTGTTTTTACAGCCGGAGCTCCGATTGATGAAATAAACAGAAAAAATTGGGTGCGATTTTTAGTTGTAGATTAA
- the amrS gene encoding AmmeMemoRadiSam system radical SAM enzyme produces MEFKLAKWWELQSNGKILCTLCPRYCTIGNGQKGFCYIRENIDNKLYSIGYGRPTGFAIDPIEKKPLSHFLPRTKVLSFGTAGCNLGCKFCQNWSISKSKLDEINSLSATPEEVVNLAKKYKTPSIAYTYNDPTIFGEYVIDISRIARQENIKNVMVTAGYIDKNARKEVYKFIDAANVDLKAFTETFYHKLTFSHLNDILDTLIWIKNETDVWLEITTLLIPDENDSPEEINKMCNWIVTNLGENVPLHFTAFHPDFKMRNKIRTPFSTLEMARNIAINEGINFCYVGNVHNIEGQTTYCPNCKESLIIRDWHSVLEINMQNGKCKNCGNKIDGVFN; encoded by the coding sequence ATGGAATTTAAATTAGCAAAATGGTGGGAGCTTCAATCTAACGGAAAAATACTCTGCACACTATGTCCGCGCTACTGCACAATTGGAAATGGGCAAAAAGGTTTTTGCTACATAAGGGAAAATATTGATAATAAGCTTTATTCTATTGGTTACGGAAGACCAACCGGATTTGCAATTGATCCAATTGAAAAAAAACCACTTTCACATTTTTTACCCAGAACAAAAGTTTTGAGTTTTGGAACTGCCGGCTGTAATTTGGGCTGCAAGTTTTGTCAAAATTGGTCAATCAGTAAATCAAAATTAGATGAAATAAATTCACTTTCGGCAACTCCGGAAGAAGTTGTTAATCTTGCAAAAAAATATAAAACTCCATCAATTGCTTATACATATAATGATCCGACAATTTTTGGTGAATATGTAATTGATATTTCCAGAATTGCTCGTCAGGAAAATATTAAAAATGTAATGGTAACCGCTGGATACATTGATAAAAACGCACGCAAAGAAGTTTATAAATTTATTGATGCTGCAAATGTTGATTTAAAAGCATTTACTGAAACTTTTTATCATAAATTAACTTTCTCTCATTTGAATGATATTTTAGATACTTTAATTTGGATTAAAAACGAAACTGATGTTTGGTTAGAAATTACTACTTTATTAATTCCGGATGAAAATGATTCGCCGGAAGAAATTAATAAAATGTGCAATTGGATTGTTACAAATTTAGGTGAAAATGTTCCGCTTCATTTTACGGCATTTCATCCGGATTTTAAAATGAGAAATAAAATTAGAACCCCATTTTCTACTTTAGAAATGGCAAGAAATATTGCAATTAATGAAGGAATTAATTTTTGCTACGTCGGAAATGTACATAATATAGAAGGACAAACAACATATTGCCCAAATTGTAAAGAGTCGTTAATAATTAGAGATTGGCATTCGGTTTTAGAAATTAATATGCAAAATGGAAAATGTAAAAATTGTGGAAACAAAATTGATGGAGTTTTTAATTAA
- a CDS encoding Fic family protein yields the protein MDIKNFKAGNLKKQYEYFSFSPNFVNKEWIISDPEINSLLGEANRKIGELNAFSQLIPDVDFFIMMHITKEATKSSKIEGTQTSIEEAFIKEENIKPERRNDYKEVQNYVSAMNYAIKELIKLPLSNRLLRKSHEILLTSVRGEKKTPGEFRRSQNWIGATLKDAIFIPPTAEEVPELMSDLEKFLNNNSINVPHLIKIAIGHYQFETIHPFLDGNGRLGRLLITLYLVSNNILLKPTLYLSDFFEKNKAYYYDNLTIARTNNNISQWIKFFLAGVIETSKSSIATFNNIIKLKQKLENEVLLKMGKKQIKAKILLDELYKNPIVDSLKVINVLKVTPTTANNLIKEFEKFGVLVELTGFKRNRLYIFDEYVKIFQK from the coding sequence ATGGATATAAAGAATTTCAAAGCCGGAAATTTAAAGAAACAATACGAATACTTTAGTTTTTCCCCGAATTTTGTGAATAAAGAATGGATAATCTCGGATCCGGAGATAAATAGCTTATTAGGAGAAGCAAATAGAAAAATTGGAGAATTAAACGCATTTTCTCAACTTATCCCAGATGTTGATTTTTTTATTATGATGCATATTACAAAAGAAGCAACAAAATCCAGTAAAATAGAAGGCACACAAACCAGTATTGAAGAAGCTTTTATAAAAGAAGAAAATATAAAGCCAGAAAGGCGTAATGATTATAAAGAAGTACAGAACTATGTATCAGCAATGAATTATGCAATTAAGGAACTAATAAAACTTCCACTTTCAAATAGATTGCTAAGAAAAAGTCATGAAATACTTTTAACAAGTGTTCGAGGTGAAAAGAAAACACCGGGAGAATTTAGAAGAAGTCAAAATTGGATTGGAGCAACTCTTAAAGATGCAATATTTATTCCCCCAACTGCCGAGGAAGTTCCAGAACTAATGAGCGATTTAGAAAAGTTTTTAAACAATAATTCTATTAATGTTCCACATTTAATAAAAATTGCCATTGGTCACTATCAGTTTGAAACAATTCATCCTTTTTTGGATGGTAATGGAAGACTTGGAAGACTTTTAATAACATTATATTTGGTAAGTAATAATATTTTATTAAAACCAACTTTATACTTATCAGATTTTTTCGAAAAAAATAAAGCTTACTATTATGACAATCTAACAATTGCTAGAACCAATAATAATATTTCACAATGGATAAAGTTTTTCTTAGCTGGTGTTATTGAAACGTCAAAAAGTTCTATTGCTACGTTTAATAATATAATTAAGCTTAAACAAAAATTAGAAAATGAAGTTTTATTAAAAATGGGGAAAAAGCAAATTAAAGCAAAAATACTTTTAGATGAATTATATAAAAATCCAATAGTTGATAGTTTAAAAGTTATTAATGTGCTTAAAGTTACTCCTACAACAGCAAATAATTTAATAAAAGAATTTGAAAAATTTGGTGTATTGGTAGAATTAACCGGTTTTAAAAGAAATCGTCTTTATATTTTTGATGAATATGTTAAGATATTTCAAAAATAA
- a CDS encoding mechanosensitive ion channel, whose protein sequence is MKNILSILEKYSVEYGFKILSAILILIIGIWLAKIISKIFNKFLAKSNVDITLLKFFTSLVRIILITFVAIAAVNKLGIETTSFVAVLGAAGLAVGLALQGSLSNLASGIMLIIFRPIKVGDYIQGGGGEGTVKEIGIFVTKLISIDNKLLFVPNSKLTSDNIVNFTFNETRRVDMVFGIGYKSDIKKAKNIIDEILSNNPKVLKEPKPDIFVKALAESSVNIAVRPWCKTDDYWDVLSEVTENIKLQFDANNIEIPFPQRDIHLHNK, encoded by the coding sequence ATGAAAAACATTTTATCTATACTAGAAAAATACTCGGTTGAATATGGATTTAAAATTTTAAGCGCAATTTTAATTCTAATAATTGGGATTTGGCTTGCGAAAATAATTTCGAAAATATTCAATAAATTTTTAGCTAAATCAAATGTTGATATAACTTTACTAAAATTCTTTACTTCTTTAGTTAGAATTATTTTAATAACTTTTGTTGCTATTGCCGCCGTAAATAAATTAGGAATTGAAACTACATCGTTTGTTGCAGTGCTTGGTGCTGCGGGACTTGCAGTCGGTTTGGCATTACAAGGTTCACTTTCCAATTTAGCATCTGGAATTATGTTAATTATATTTCGACCAATTAAAGTCGGCGATTATATTCAAGGCGGCGGCGGTGAAGGAACTGTGAAAGAAATTGGAATTTTTGTTACAAAATTAATTTCAATAGATAACAAATTACTATTTGTTCCAAACTCAAAATTAACTTCGGATAATATTGTAAATTTCACTTTTAATGAAACTCGCAGAGTTGATATGGTTTTCGGAATTGGTTACAAATCAGATATTAAAAAAGCTAAGAATATTATTGATGAAATTTTAAGCAACAATCCAAAAGTTTTAAAAGAACCAAAGCCGGATATTTTTGTTAAAGCTTTAGCTGAAAGTAGTGTAAATATTGCAGTTAGACCTTGGTGTAAAACAGATGATTATTGGGATGTTCTTTCTGAAGTTACTGAAAATATTAAGTTACAATTTGATGCAAATAATATCGAAATTCCATTTCCGCAAAGGGATATACATTTGCACAATAAATGA
- a CDS encoding peroxiredoxin, protein MEETQVFSLPRLNEPAPDFNAKTTHGMIKLSDLKGKWVVLFSHPADFTPVCTTEFLAFARKNEDFKKLNTQVIGLSIDSIYSHLAWVKNIKDNFDVEIPFPIIDDLNMKVAKAYGMIHPGASDTSAVRAVFIIDAEGILRSMIYYPLTNGRSIDEIFRIVEALQTSQKFGVATPENWKPGEKVIVPPPQTQEAQAKRKDEGYEYTDWYFSKKSL, encoded by the coding sequence ATGGAAGAAACACAAGTATTTAGTTTGCCAAGACTTAATGAACCAGCACCGGATTTTAATGCAAAAACAACTCACGGAATGATAAAATTATCAGATTTAAAAGGAAAATGGGTTGTACTATTTTCACATCCCGCAGATTTTACACCGGTTTGTACAACGGAATTTTTGGCTTTCGCACGAAAAAATGAAGATTTCAAAAAATTAAACACACAAGTAATTGGTTTAAGTATTGATAGCATTTACTCACATTTGGCTTGGGTAAAAAATATTAAAGACAATTTTGATGTAGAAATTCCTTTCCCTATTATTGACGATTTAAATATGAAAGTTGCAAAAGCTTATGGAATGATTCATCCCGGAGCTTCCGATACTTCGGCAGTTCGTGCAGTATTTATAATTGATGCAGAAGGAATTTTGAGATCGATGATATATTATCCTTTAACTAACGGAAGAAGTATTGATGAAATTTTTAGAATTGTTGAAGCTTTGCAGACAAGTCAGAAATTTGGAGTTGCAACCCCGGAAAATTGGAAACCGGGAGAAAAAGTAATTGTTCCTCCACCCCAAACACAAGAAGCTCAAGCAAAACGTAAAGACGAAGGTTACGAATACACAGATTGGTATTTCAGTAAAAAATCTTTGTAA
- a CDS encoding DNA starvation/stationary phase protection protein: MKELVKQLNQNLADVQVLYVKLHNYHWNVKGPHFFGIHKQTEEYYDYFAGVYDDVAERILQIGGKPLTTLKGYLEIAKITEENKSEFSANEVINILINDFEYLKSEFKKTSDIAASKNDLTTQALVDENVAWLEKSLWMLNASK; the protein is encoded by the coding sequence ATGAAAGAATTAGTAAAACAACTCAATCAAAATTTGGCAGATGTTCAAGTTTTGTATGTAAAACTTCACAATTATCATTGGAATGTTAAAGGTCCGCACTTTTTTGGAATTCACAAACAAACCGAAGAATATTATGATTATTTTGCCGGTGTTTATGATGATGTTGCAGAAAGAATTTTACAAATTGGCGGAAAACCATTAACAACTTTAAAAGGTTATTTAGAAATAGCAAAAATTACTGAAGAAAATAAATCAGAATTTTCTGCAAATGAAGTAATAAATATCTTAATAAATGATTTTGAATATTTAAAAAGCGAGTTTAAGAAAACTTCAGACATTGCCGCTAGCAAAAATGATTTAACGACTCAAGCTTTAGTTGATGAAAATGTTGCTTGGTTAGAAAAATCTTTGTGGATGTTAAACGCAAGTAAGTAA
- a CDS encoding HAMP domain-containing histidine kinase gives MDSYFNNFTNIKNLENSHSNFTSGIPASKENNEFFSIISHNIKNPFTTLLGFSDLLFEDYEQLDDEERKFYLNEIIKSAHFTNKYLERFFEWIYYKTGKVKIEIVDLNLNEQIKSSIQLISRKFQNNNIKFNYNSQIFVKADTESLNKTIYYILENSILHSGSNENILINCEIDELNEITNIKIKDFGIGISEEQMSKIFKVNEDITLNSANRIKGTGLGLILADLLVKINNGNISLKSKLNEGVEAIISLPLSKVI, from the coding sequence ATGGATAGTTATTTTAATAATTTTACGAATATTAAAAATTTGGAAAATTCGCATTCAAATTTTACATCTGGAATTCCGGCTTCAAAGGAAAATAACGAATTCTTTTCAATTATTTCTCATAATATTAAAAATCCGTTTACAACATTGTTAGGGTTTTCCGATTTGCTTTTTGAAGATTATGAACAACTTGATGATGAAGAACGGAAATTTTACTTAAACGAAATTATAAAATCCGCACATTTCACAAATAAATATTTGGAAAGATTTTTTGAGTGGATTTACTACAAAACTGGAAAAGTAAAAATTGAAATTGTTGATTTGAATTTGAATGAACAAATTAAAAGTTCAATTCAGTTAATTTCTAGAAAATTTCAAAATAATAATATTAAGTTTAATTACAATTCTCAGATTTTTGTTAAAGCAGATACAGAATCTCTCAATAAAACTATTTATTACATTTTGGAAAATTCAATTTTACATTCCGGAAGCAATGAAAATATTTTAATAAATTGTGAAATTGATGAATTGAACGAAATTACAAATATTAAAATTAAGGATTTTGGAATCGGAATTTCAGAAGAGCAAATGTCAAAGATTTTCAAAGTTAATGAAGATATTACTTTAAATTCAGCAAATAGAATAAAAGGTACCGGTTTGGGATTAATTTTAGCTGATTTATTAGTAAAAATTAATAATGGAAATATTTCGTTAAAAAGTAAATTAAATGAAGGTGTAGAAGCAATTATTTCACTTCCGCTTTCAAAAGTAATTTAA
- a CDS encoding AAA family ATPase, which produces MKLHKAPKYQPLNPEQLKLTCDPNCFKFDTTDSITPIEGIVGQARAIKALKIGIDIESPGYNIFITGLSGTGKQTTIKNLLKEFLPKKNVKLNDYVYVNNFRDSDHPTLLIFPAGQGRMFKNDMKKSIKLLHDNIPQILEREPFLSERKKLATDYGKSQQTLVSNFEKKLRKDNLTLGQIKVEEVTRPEIFAVIENQPVYVQQLSELVQANKISQKEAQQIVKKYTAHQDELYIVFKESLKLTQNFQTQLSELESNAVKNLISATFDELREKYKSKKAQKYFAKVTENILEDLDIFKIPPQQKNNSEVENAENLLAYQVNLILDNSNVKEIPVVIETSPTYNNLFGAIEKVNDGSGVWQSDFTNIKSGSILRANGGYLVINAIDAIQEPGVWKTLKRVLLYGKLEIQDLSSVYQITSSTLNPEPIEINCKVIMIGNNYSYSLLSNYEDDFNKVFKIKAEFDYEMNRTESALIEYAKVVKKLVTQEKLLEFDKSAIGKIIEYGARYAGDQTKLTTRFAYIADLAREANFWAKDVGEKIVTSIHILKAYDSSVERHAMYDSKMKEMIDQKTILIDTHGSRVGQINGLAVYGGSYFSFGKPTRITASVGLGNGNIINVEREAGLSGSTHNKGVLIITGYFREKFGKRLPLSFTASLVFEQGYGMIDGDSASVTEVCALLSSIAEIPIKQNFAITGSINQKGDIQPIGGVNEKIEGYFDVCKSRGLDKTHGVIIPHQNVKDLMLKDEIIDEVRNKNFSIYSIQTVEEAIELLTGVKAGKQMKNGKYQSNTVFGKVEKCLTEMKHRTRPQQQNQKEKENNGTNTSKVKGIN; this is translated from the coding sequence ATGAAACTTCACAAGGCACCAAAATACCAACCATTAAATCCAGAACAGCTTAAATTAACTTGCGATCCTAATTGTTTTAAATTTGATACAACCGACAGCATTACTCCAATTGAAGGAATTGTGGGCCAAGCAAGAGCAATTAAAGCTTTAAAAATTGGAATCGATATTGAAAGTCCCGGATATAATATTTTTATTACCGGTCTTTCAGGAACGGGCAAACAGACAACTATAAAAAATTTATTAAAAGAATTTCTGCCAAAAAAAAATGTAAAATTAAACGATTACGTTTATGTAAATAATTTTAGAGATTCTGATCATCCAACTTTACTGATTTTTCCAGCTGGACAAGGAAGAATGTTTAAAAATGATATGAAAAAATCTATTAAACTTCTTCATGATAATATTCCGCAGATTTTAGAACGCGAGCCATTTTTATCAGAAAGAAAAAAATTGGCAACCGATTATGGAAAATCTCAACAAACTTTAGTTAGCAATTTTGAAAAGAAATTAAGAAAAGATAATCTAACACTCGGCCAAATTAAAGTTGAAGAAGTAACACGTCCGGAAATATTTGCAGTAATTGAAAATCAACCAGTTTATGTTCAGCAACTTAGCGAACTTGTGCAAGCTAATAAAATTAGTCAGAAAGAAGCTCAGCAAATTGTAAAAAAGTATACAGCACATCAAGATGAGTTGTACATTGTATTTAAGGAAAGTTTAAAACTCACTCAAAATTTTCAAACTCAATTAAGTGAACTTGAATCTAACGCTGTGAAGAATTTAATTTCCGCAACTTTTGATGAATTGCGTGAAAAATATAAATCGAAAAAAGCACAAAAATATTTTGCCAAAGTAACGGAAAATATTTTAGAAGATTTAGATATTTTCAAAATTCCACCTCAACAAAAAAATAATAGTGAAGTTGAAAATGCAGAAAATTTATTGGCTTACCAAGTAAACTTAATTCTTGATAATTCTAATGTAAAAGAAATTCCCGTTGTAATAGAAACTTCTCCAACTTACAATAATTTGTTTGGTGCAATTGAAAAAGTAAATGACGGCTCGGGAGTTTGGCAATCAGATTTTACAAATATTAAATCCGGTTCAATACTTAGAGCTAACGGAGGTTATTTAGTAATTAATGCAATTGATGCAATTCAAGAACCGGGAGTTTGGAAAACCTTAAAACGTGTTTTGCTATACGGAAAATTAGAAATTCAAGATTTATCAAGCGTGTATCAAATTACTTCAAGCACTTTAAATCCAGAACCAATTGAAATAAATTGCAAAGTTATAATGATAGGAAATAATTATTCTTATTCTCTACTTTCAAATTATGAAGATGATTTTAATAAAGTTTTCAAAATTAAAGCCGAGTTTGATTATGAAATGAATCGTACAGAAAGTGCTTTGATTGAATATGCTAAAGTTGTAAAAAAACTTGTTACGCAAGAAAAATTATTGGAGTTTGATAAATCTGCAATTGGAAAAATTATTGAATACGGTGCAAGATATGCCGGAGATCAAACAAAATTAACAACAAGATTCGCATATATTGCTGATCTTGCTCGTGAAGCAAATTTTTGGGCAAAAGATGTTGGAGAAAAAATTGTAACTTCAATTCACATTTTAAAAGCGTATGATTCTTCCGTTGAACGGCATGCAATGTACGATTCCAAAATGAAAGAAATGATTGACCAAAAGACTATTTTGATTGATACACATGGCTCAAGAGTTGGACAAATAAACGGGCTTGCAGTTTACGGCGGAAGTTATTTTTCATTCGGAAAGCCTACACGAATTACTGCATCAGTCGGACTTGGAAACGGAAATATTATAAATGTTGAACGCGAAGCTGGGCTTAGCGGAAGTACACATAATAAAGGTGTTTTAATAATCACCGGGTATTTTAGAGAAAAATTTGGAAAACGTTTACCGCTTTCATTTACTGCAAGTTTGGTCTTTGAACAAGGCTACGGAATGATTGACGGAGACAGCGCTTCGGTTACTGAAGTTTGTGCCCTTCTTTCCAGCATTGCCGAAATTCCTATTAAACAAAATTTTGCAATTACCGGATCAATAAATCAAAAAGGTGATATTCAGCCAATTGGTGGAGTTAATGAAAAAATTGAAGGCTATTTTGATGTTTGCAAATCGAGAGGTTTAGATAAAACTCACGGAGTAATAATTCCTCATCAAAACGTAAAAGATCTTATGTTGAAAGATGAAATTATTGATGAAGTTAGAAATAAAAATTTTTCAATTTATTCAATTCAAACTGTTGAAGAAGCAATTGAATTACTAACCGGAGTTAAAGCCGGAAAGCAAATGAAGAACGGAAAATATCAATCTAATACTGTTTTTGGTAAAGTTGAAAAATGTTTAACTGAAATGAAACACAGAACTCGTCCGCAGCAACAAAATCAAAAAGAGAAAGAAAATAATGGAACTAACACATCTAAAGTAAAAGGGATAAATTGA
- a CDS encoding ParA family protein: MNNIVLSVAAPKGGVGKTTTAVNIAVALSLQNKKTLLFDADPSGYASSSFGYDEDKIFGNVLDLYKKTKSVNSVIHKTELQHLEIIPFAKINYDEEVVFNGLTADRTVLKTAVDQVKHKYDYVIIDCPPFLYGSTINSLIASDYLIIPVKSSKFSLEAVDKMMNFVNEIKKFENPKLQVDGLLLTMYEINTRAAFNAKKELFEKYPNLVFKTTIPKNTEVAESTFYNKPIILFNEESKASKSYIKLAEELIEKHETLHLMGIAGFDHLDFLDDHIHENGSENQQISTFN; the protein is encoded by the coding sequence ATGAACAATATTGTACTATCTGTGGCTGCTCCAAAAGGGGGAGTAGGAAAAACTACTACAGCAGTCAATATTGCAGTAGCACTTTCACTTCAAAATAAAAAAACATTACTTTTTGATGCAGATCCAAGCGGTTATGCAAGTTCTTCTTTTGGATATGACGAAGATAAAATTTTTGGTAATGTTTTGGATTTATACAAAAAAACAAAATCCGTTAATTCGGTAATTCATAAAACCGAACTTCAACATTTGGAAATTATTCCTTTTGCTAAAATTAATTATGATGAGGAAGTTGTTTTTAACGGATTAACAGCTGATAGAACAGTTCTCAAAACTGCCGTTGATCAAGTAAAACATAAATATGATTATGTAATAATTGATTGCCCACCTTTTCTTTACGGCTCAACAATAAATAGTTTAATTGCTTCCGATTATTTAATAATTCCAGTAAAGTCATCCAAATTTTCTTTAGAAGCTGTTGATAAAATGATGAACTTTGTAAACGAAATTAAAAAATTTGAAAATCCTAAACTTCAAGTGGATGGTTTACTTTTAACTATGTATGAAATAAATACGCGTGCTGCTTTTAATGCAAAAAAAGAATTATTTGAAAAGTATCCGAATTTAGTTTTTAAAACTACAATTCCTAAGAATACCGAAGTAGCCGAATCAACATTTTATAATAAACCGATTATTTTATTTAATGAAGAATCCAAAGCTTCAAAATCTTATATTAAATTAGCTGAAGAATTAATTGAAAAACACGAAACTCTTCATTTAATGGGAATTGCAGGATTTGATCATTTGGATTTTTTGGATGATCATATCCATGAAAATGGAAGTGAAAATCAGCAAATTTCTACTTTTAACTAA
- a CDS encoding transcriptional repressor: protein METQEKINSFIDKCRTNALSVTPQRLAIYKALINDKSHPKPETVHKNILGEFPTISLATVYKTLETFEQKGIISVVTPLHETVRYEAEIENHHHVVCVKCKKIIDVSDPELNNLKLPDIVSEHSFINYNIQFNIICSDCRN, encoded by the coding sequence ATGGAAACACAAGAAAAAATAAATTCATTTATTGATAAATGTAGAACTAATGCATTAAGTGTTACTCCCCAAAGATTGGCAATTTACAAAGCATTAATAAATGATAAAAGCCACCCAAAACCGGAAACTGTGCACAAAAATATTTTAGGTGAATTTCCAACAATTTCTCTCGCAACAGTTTATAAAACTTTGGAGACTTTTGAGCAAAAAGGAATTATTTCTGTTGTTACACCTTTGCATGAAACAGTTCGTTATGAAGCAGAAATTGAAAATCATCATCATGTTGTTTGCGTAAAATGTAAAAAAATTATTGATGTTTCTGATCCGGAATTAAATAATCTCAAATTACCGGATATTGTATCTGAACATAGTTTTATTAATTATAATATTCAATTTAATATTATTTGCAGCGATTGCAGAAATTAG
- a CDS encoding response regulator, producing the protein MFNVLLVEDNSGTQILLKNILKRKFYCNVYTAKDGIEALKLVPISKPDFILLDYMMPNMDGYDFLKELRQRKMHRNIPVIVISAVNEKTSLNKILALGVKDYILKPFNIETTMEKIAKVMNERNKDLSLSLKNLESRVTLLERQNKTLKKLNSETSLIDRRIFLN; encoded by the coding sequence ATGTTTAACGTATTATTAGTAGAAGACAATAGCGGAACTCAAATTTTACTTAAGAATATTCTTAAAAGAAAATTTTACTGCAATGTTTATACTGCAAAAGATGGAATTGAAGCTTTAAAACTTGTTCCTATCAGTAAACCAGATTTTATACTTCTTGATTATATGATGCCCAATATGGATGGTTATGATTTTCTTAAAGAATTACGACAAAGGAAAATGCACAGAAATATTCCGGTAATTGTAATCTCCGCAGTAAATGAAAAAACCTCATTAAACAAAATTTTAGCTTTAGGCGTTAAGGATTATATCTTAAAACCTTTTAACATTGAAACTACAATGGAAAAAATTGCTAAAGTTATGAATGAAAGAAATAAAGATCTTTCTCTAAGTTTGAAAAATCTTGAATCGAGAGTTACATTATTAGAAAGACAAAATAAAACTCTTAAGAAATTAAATTCTGAAACTTCTTTAATTGATAGAAGAATTTTTCTTAATTAA